One Ignavibacterium sp. DNA segment encodes these proteins:
- a CDS encoding carbohydrate kinase: MNITSIGEILFDIYPSHKKLGGAPLNFIYHIKKLTDNGNIISRVGKDVLGNKAANELKLADISLDYIQQDNLRSTGKANVTLNEDGEPKFNIDSDSAFDYIELNAENENLISSETDCLYFGTLAQRSEVSRNTIQSLFNRGVKYFADLNLREKFFDEDILTSTLKAADFIKVNYQEMHTLNDLFLQSDYNTEKVAYELMERFGINMIAVTRGKDGSSIFENGKRFDYSSVDVKVLDTTGAGDAFSAILCIGYLQGQENTFINKLANEFANEICKLEGALPKNDRIYEEFREQLGFF; encoded by the coding sequence ATGAATATAACTTCGATAGGAGAGATACTGTTTGATATCTATCCCAGCCACAAGAAGCTTGGCGGCGCCCCGCTTAATTTTATTTACCATATAAAAAAACTAACTGATAACGGAAATATTATCAGTCGGGTTGGTAAGGATGTTTTGGGTAATAAAGCAGCCAATGAGTTAAAGCTCGCAGATATTTCTTTAGATTACATTCAGCAGGATAATCTTCGTTCTACCGGCAAAGCAAATGTTACACTCAATGAAGATGGTGAGCCAAAGTTTAATATAGATTCGGATTCAGCTTTTGATTATATAGAACTTAATGCTGAAAATGAGAATCTGATAAGTTCAGAAACTGATTGTCTTTATTTTGGAACACTTGCACAGCGATCAGAAGTTTCCAGAAATACTATACAATCTCTATTCAACCGGGGGGTAAAGTATTTTGCTGATCTTAATCTACGAGAAAAATTTTTTGATGAAGATATTTTAACCTCTACTTTAAAAGCAGCAGATTTTATAAAAGTTAATTATCAGGAAATGCACACACTTAACGATTTATTTTTACAATCTGATTATAACACAGAGAAGGTTGCGTATGAATTGATGGAAAGGTTTGGAATCAATATGATTGCTGTAACCAGAGGAAAAGACGGTTCTTCAATTTTTGAAAATGGTAAAAGATTCGATTACTCAAGTGTTGATGTAAAAGTTTTAGATACAACCGGTGCCGGTGATGCTTTTTCTGCAATACTGTGTATTGGATATCTTCAAGGGCAGGAGAACACATTTATTAATAAACTTGCAAACGAATTTGCAAATGAGATTTGTAAACTTGAAGGTGCTCTTCCTAAAAACGACCGGATTTACGAAGAGTTTAGAGAACAGTTGGGTTTTTTTTAG